In Flavobacterium sp. CBA20B-1, one DNA window encodes the following:
- a CDS encoding bifunctional metallophosphatase/5'-nucleotidase has product MKRRDFIIQTAAATTLTLTGFGLSSFSSAKSKRITILHTNDTHSHLDVFPASDAKFANQGGAAKRATIFNQVKNENPHTLILDAGDMFQGTPYFNYYGGELEIKIMNMLQYDAATIGNHEFDNGVNSLAEQISKADFTVLNANYDFTNTLMNGFTKPYKIFMRDGIKIGVFGLGIKLEGLVNKSEYGETVWNNPIEIAQDVSRILKDDLKCDLIICLSHLGYQYNSKSQMISDLDLAAQTKNIDLIIGGHTHTFLEKPTVAINAEGKEVIVNQVGCYGVRVGQIDFYFDELKNKSTTARVIKV; this is encoded by the coding sequence ATGAAACGTCGCGATTTTATCATACAAACAGCAGCTGCAACAACTTTAACCCTTACCGGTTTTGGATTGAGCAGCTTTTCATCGGCAAAATCCAAACGCATCACCATTTTGCATACCAACGATACCCACAGCCATTTGGATGTTTTCCCAGCTAGCGATGCCAAATTTGCCAATCAGGGTGGTGCAGCAAAGCGGGCAACGATTTTCAATCAAGTTAAAAATGAAAATCCACACACGTTGATTTTAGATGCCGGAGATATGTTTCAAGGTACGCCCTACTTTAATTATTATGGTGGTGAATTGGAAATAAAAATCATGAATATGTTGCAATATGATGCCGCAACTATTGGCAATCATGAGTTTGACAACGGTGTGAACAGTTTAGCCGAGCAAATTTCGAAAGCTGATTTCACGGTTTTAAACGCCAATTACGACTTCACTAACACACTAATGAACGGATTTACAAAACCTTACAAAATTTTCATGAGAGATGGAATTAAAATTGGTGTGTTTGGTTTGGGAATTAAATTGGAAGGTTTAGTGAATAAAAGCGAATATGGGGAAACAGTTTGGAACAACCCCATAGAAATTGCGCAAGATGTATCCCGAATTTTAAAAGATGATTTAAAGTGCGATTTAATCATTTGTTTGTCGCATTTAGGCTATCAATACAACAGTAAATCGCAAATGATTTCTGATTTGGATTTAGCCGCACAAACCAAAAATATCGATTTAATTATTGGCGGACACACCCACACTTTTCTCGAAAAGCCTACTGTTGCAATTAATGCCGAAGGAAAAGAAGTAATTGTAAACCAAGTTGGCTGTTATGGTGTTCGCGTGGGGCAAATCGATTTTTACTTTGATGAATTAAAAAACAAGTCAACCACCGCAAGGGTTATAAAGGTGTGA
- a CDS encoding 5'-nucleotidase C-terminal domain-containing protein, with amino-acid sequence MKYRNLPKQYFYLFFVSIAALLATNCASKKYVNTNIATKYIELNDTVEGNITVENFLKPYRNHIQNDLLKVLTYNPNDLDKAAGKWQNPMTNFYADAIFEIAQPVFEKKWNKKIDFCLLNYGGIRATIAKGNITTRTAYDIMPFENSAVVLALKGDVVFEMAQFIIANKTAHPLSGIEIVVDQNQLIKDIKINNESIDKNKSYFVVTNDYLAKGGDKMDFLLKATENHSLDYKLRNMFIAYFTKIDSLNPSVKPRIIFE; translated from the coding sequence ATGAAATATAGAAACTTACCCAAACAATATTTTTATCTGTTTTTTGTAAGTATTGCTGCGCTTTTAGCTACAAACTGTGCATCAAAAAAATATGTAAATACAAATATTGCTACTAAATACATTGAACTGAATGATACTGTTGAGGGAAACATTACCGTTGAAAATTTTCTAAAACCGTATCGAAATCATATCCAAAATGATTTATTGAAAGTTTTGACATATAATCCTAATGATTTAGATAAAGCTGCTGGAAAGTGGCAAAACCCAATGACTAATTTTTATGCCGATGCCATTTTTGAAATTGCACAACCTGTTTTTGAAAAAAAATGGAATAAAAAAATCGACTTTTGCTTGCTGAATTATGGTGGAATTAGAGCAACTATTGCCAAAGGAAATATCACCACTCGAACTGCTTATGATATTATGCCTTTTGAAAACAGCGCAGTGGTTTTAGCTTTAAAAGGCGATGTGGTTTTTGAAATGGCACAATTCATTATTGCCAATAAAACAGCACATCCTTTAAGCGGAATTGAAATCGTTGTTGATCAAAATCAGTTGATTAAAGATATAAAAATCAACAATGAATCTATCGACAAAAACAAAAGCTATTTTGTGGTAACTAATGATTATCTGGCAAAAGGCGGCGATAAAATGGATTTTCTTTTAAAAGCTACTGAAAATCATTCATTAGATTATAAATTGCGCAACATGTTTATTGCGTATTTCACAAAGATTGACTCATTGAATCCTTCTGTAAAACCAAGAATAATTTTTGAATAA
- the dapA gene encoding 4-hydroxy-tetrahydrodipicolinate synthase: MKAFIGTGVALITPFKQDLSVDVEALKKIVQYNIDGGVEYLVVLGTTAETATLTKEEQALVKQTIIAANNGKLPLVLGVGGNNTADIVNQLNADNLKGFDAILSVSPYYNKPTQEGIYQHFKMIAEKSPLPIIVYNVPGRTGSNMLPATVVRLATDFKNVIGIKEAAGDIVQAMELIRITPNDFLVISGDDIITLPMVLAGGAGVISVIGEAFPKEFSEMVRLGLNRNVDEAFKMHYKLTDAINMIFEQGNPGGVKELFKHLNLCENYVRLPLVNVNQDLSNRLADYLKKF; encoded by the coding sequence ATGAAAGCATTTATAGGTACAGGTGTTGCTTTAATTACGCCTTTTAAACAAGATTTATCGGTTGATGTTGAAGCACTAAAAAAAATTGTACAATACAATATTGATGGTGGTGTGGAGTATTTAGTGGTGTTGGGAACGACAGCCGAAACCGCTACATTAACCAAGGAAGAACAAGCGTTGGTAAAGCAAACCATTATCGCTGCAAATAACGGAAAATTGCCTTTGGTTTTGGGCGTTGGTGGCAACAATACTGCAGACATTGTAAACCAATTAAATGCGGATAACTTAAAAGGATTTGATGCCATTTTATCGGTTTCGCCTTATTACAACAAACCAACCCAGGAAGGTATTTACCAACACTTTAAAATGATTGCCGAAAAATCACCGCTACCTATCATTGTTTACAATGTACCCGGAAGAACAGGTAGCAATATGCTTCCAGCCACGGTGGTTCGCTTGGCAACCGATTTTAAAAACGTTATTGGAATAAAAGAAGCAGCAGGCGATATAGTGCAAGCAATGGAATTAATCCGCATCACACCGAATGATTTTCTTGTAATTTCGGGTGATGATATCATTACCTTACCTATGGTTTTAGCAGGTGGCGCTGGTGTAATCTCTGTAATTGGCGAAGCTTTTCCAAAAGAATTTTCAGAAATGGTGCGTTTAGGTTTAAACAGAAACGTGGACGAAGCTTTCAAGATGCACTACAAGTTAACCGACGCCATTAATATGATTTTTGAACAAGGAAACCCAGGCGGTGTAAAAGAATTGTTCAAACATCTGAATTTATGTGAAAACTATGTACGTTTACCTTTAGTAAATGTAAACCAAGATTTATCAAATCGTTTGGCAGATTATCTTAAAAAATTTTAA
- a CDS encoding ferritin: protein MLSKDLQTALNKQVKIEGDSSQIYLAMASWAENQGFEGIATFMYAQSDEERMHMLKLIKYINQRGGEAIIPNVEQPQLDHTSFKTLFKQLFEHEVFVSKSINELVHISLQERDYATHNFLQWYVAEQIEEEATARTILDKINLIGDDKGGLYLFDNDIKNFPQQNDQTV, encoded by the coding sequence ATGTTATCGAAAGATTTACAAACAGCTTTAAACAAGCAAGTGAAAATCGAAGGCGATTCTTCGCAAATATATCTAGCAATGGCATCTTGGGCAGAAAATCAAGGTTTCGAGGGAATTGCAACCTTTATGTATGCTCAATCTGATGAAGAGCGCATGCACATGCTTAAATTAATCAAATACATTAATCAACGTGGCGGCGAGGCAATAATTCCGAATGTAGAGCAACCACAGTTAGATCATACATCATTTAAAACTTTGTTCAAACAATTATTTGAACACGAAGTTTTTGTTTCAAAAAGCATCAATGAATTAGTGCACATATCTCTTCAAGAGCGCGATTATGCCACTCATAATTTCTTGCAATGGTATGTGGCAGAACAAATAGAAGAAGAAGCAACCGCACGTACAATTTTAGATAAAATCAATCTAATTGGTGATGATAAAGGTGGTTTATATCTATTTGATAATGATATAAAAAACTTTCCACAGCAAAATGACCAAACGGTTTAA
- a CDS encoding outer membrane protein assembly factor BamD, whose protein sequence is MRKISYIIFTALVFASCSPLQKALKVDDTAYKNEVADQLYEKGKYKQAIRLYEQIEAKESWTPNFQSMYYKYSKSYYNARKWEAAKPMFQKFNLVYITSPNREETMYLEAMSAYQLSEVYSLDQHATYEGIKKFETFLAAYPESSYKEDANTKMRELNEKIERKAFESARLFNKIGDYTRDYNAAIVALDNFLLDYPGTVYKTDALFYKFDSAYKLALNSVYSKMEERLKNAISLHDDLISYAPDTKYKEEADQMLVRLKKELKQFSTK, encoded by the coding sequence ATGAGAAAAATTTCGTATATCATTTTCACAGCATTAGTATTTGCAAGCTGTTCACCGCTTCAGAAAGCTTTAAAGGTTGATGATACCGCTTATAAAAACGAAGTTGCCGACCAGTTATACGAAAAAGGAAAATACAAACAAGCTATTCGATTATACGAACAAATCGAAGCAAAAGAAAGTTGGACTCCTAATTTTCAATCAATGTATTATAAATACAGTAAATCGTATTACAATGCAAGAAAATGGGAAGCTGCAAAGCCTATGTTTCAAAAGTTTAATTTGGTTTATATCACCAGTCCAAATCGTGAAGAAACCATGTACTTAGAAGCCATGTCGGCCTATCAATTGTCAGAAGTTTATTCATTGGATCAACACGCAACCTACGAAGGAATAAAGAAATTTGAAACCTTTTTAGCAGCATATCCTGAATCTTCGTACAAGGAAGATGCCAACACTAAAATGCGCGAGTTGAACGAAAAAATTGAGCGTAAGGCATTTGAATCGGCACGTTTGTTCAATAAAATTGGCGATTACACCCGCGATTACAATGCTGCAATAGTTGCTTTAGACAACTTTTTGCTAGATTATCCCGGAACTGTGTACAAAACTGATGCATTGTTTTATAAATTCGACTCGGCTTACAAATTAGCACTAAACAGCGTGTACTCTAAAATGGAAGAGCGTTTAAAAAATGCAATCAGTTTGCACGATGATTTAATTTCATACGCACCTGATACAAAATATAAAGAAGAAGCAGACCAAATGCTTGTTCGTCTAAAAAAAGAATTAAAACAATTTTCAACAAAATAA
- a CDS encoding DNA-directed RNA polymerase subunit omega, protein MDLKKTNAAVNTITYNKAEIEKPTGNIYEAITIIAKRANQINTEIKKELIDKLDEFATYNDSLDEVFENKEQIEVSKYYEKLPKPHALAVEEWLKGDITFKE, encoded by the coding sequence ATGGACTTGAAGAAAACAAATGCTGCGGTAAATACCATTACCTATAACAAAGCCGAAATTGAAAAACCAACTGGTAATATTTACGAGGCGATTACAATTATTGCAAAAAGAGCCAACCAAATCAATACCGAAATTAAGAAAGAACTGATTGATAAGTTAGATGAATTTGCTACTTACAATGATAGTTTAGATGAAGTTTTTGAAAACAAAGAGCAAATCGAAGTTTCTAAATACTACGAAAAGCTACCAAAACCACATGCATTGGCAGTAGAAGAGTGGTTAAAAGGCGATATAACTTTTAAAGAGTAA
- the coaBC gene encoding bifunctional phosphopantothenoylcysteine decarboxylase/phosphopantothenate--cysteine ligase CoaBC: MQHISGKKIILGISGGIAAYKTASFVRLLIKAGAEVQVIMSPASCAFITPLTLATLSKRPVYSQFEKNFGEWTNHVELGLWADLMIIAPATANTLAKMANGLCDNLLLATYLSAKCPVFFAPAMDLDMFQHPANQKNIHTLKRYGNIEIEAGFGELASGLVGKGRMAEPEEMLQKISDFFLKDTTSDLKGKKILITAGPTYEPIDPVRFIGNHSTGKMGFDIANEAAKRGAEVLLITGPTSLKTNNPAVQVKHIVSANDMYQACHEAFQTADIVIGAAAIADYRPKTIASQKIKKSDEEITIVLEKNPDILASLGAVKKHQFLVGFALETENEIEYAKGKLKKKNLDLIVLNSLNDHGAGFGKPTNKVTFIDKDFNIFPQELKSKEAVAKDIIDQIVKNYAE, translated from the coding sequence ATGCAACACATAAGCGGTAAAAAAATTATTCTGGGAATTTCAGGGGGTATTGCCGCTTATAAAACGGCAAGTTTTGTACGATTATTAATAAAAGCAGGTGCAGAGGTTCAAGTAATCATGTCACCTGCTTCTTGTGCTTTTATTACACCATTAACCTTAGCCACATTATCTAAACGCCCCGTATATTCTCAATTTGAAAAAAATTTTGGTGAATGGACCAACCATGTAGAATTGGGTTTATGGGCCGATTTAATGATTATAGCGCCCGCCACAGCAAATACTTTGGCGAAAATGGCAAACGGTTTGTGCGATAATTTATTGTTAGCCACTTATTTATCTGCAAAATGTCCGGTGTTTTTTGCTCCGGCGATGGATTTAGATATGTTTCAACACCCAGCTAATCAGAAAAATATCCATACATTAAAAAGATATGGTAACATAGAGATTGAAGCCGGATTTGGCGAATTAGCCTCGGGATTGGTAGGAAAAGGAAGAATGGCCGAGCCCGAAGAAATGTTGCAAAAAATTTCCGACTTCTTCTTGAAAGATACTACTTCAGATTTAAAAGGAAAAAAAATTTTAATTACAGCAGGTCCCACATACGAACCAATAGACCCCGTACGTTTTATAGGAAATCATTCCACTGGAAAAATGGGCTTTGATATAGCCAATGAAGCTGCCAAACGCGGAGCAGAAGTGTTATTAATCACTGGACCCACTTCGCTAAAAACTAACAATCCGGCTGTTCAAGTGAAGCACATTGTTTCTGCAAACGATATGTATCAAGCGTGTCATGAAGCATTTCAAACTGCTGATATTGTGATTGGTGCAGCAGCAATTGCAGATTATCGTCCTAAAACAATCGCATCGCAAAAAATTAAAAAAAGCGATGAAGAAATCACCATTGTTTTAGAAAAAAACCCAGATATTTTAGCTTCATTAGGTGCTGTAAAGAAACATCAATTTTTAGTTGGTTTTGCATTGGAAACCGAAAACGAAATAGAATATGCAAAAGGCAAACTAAAAAAGAAAAATTTAGATTTAATTGTATTAAATTCGTTAAATGATCACGGCGCAGGCTTTGGAAAACCAACAAATAAAGTTACCTTTATAGACAAAGATTTTAATATCTTTCCTCAGGAATTGAAATCCAAAGAAGCGGTGGCAAAAGATATTATAGACCAAATTGTTAAAAATTATGCTGAATAA
- the porD gene encoding type IX secretion system protein PorD — protein sequence MLNKIVFFLVLLVGTNAAAQELNANVVVNADRIQQSNKQVFSTLQNAIRDFFNNNKFTNYNVKRSELIDCNVLLVVNSYDPNTNAFTGTLQIQSSRPVFNSSYGTTLFNFSDKFITFNYLEFEPLVYSENAISSNLVGLLTYYANLIIGLDADSFSLYGGTANYQKASNVVAMLQQTEDKGWTMGEQNNRYALINDLLSNLYAPYREALYEYHIKGLDIMAENPEQGKKGIANAINILANTHKTRPNALTTRIFFDAKADEITKVFGAGPTFDTTQLIETLTRINSTNGTKWNRM from the coding sequence ATGCTGAATAAAATTGTTTTTTTTCTTGTATTGCTTGTTGGTACAAATGCTGCTGCACAAGAGTTAAATGCAAATGTGGTGGTAAATGCTGATCGAATTCAACAATCGAATAAGCAGGTTTTTAGTACCTTACAAAATGCTATCCGCGATTTTTTTAACAATAATAAATTCACCAATTACAACGTAAAGAGATCGGAATTAATTGATTGCAACGTGCTTTTGGTTGTGAATAGTTACGACCCCAATACCAATGCTTTCACAGGCACTTTACAAATTCAGTCATCGCGACCAGTTTTTAATTCAAGCTACGGAACCACCCTTTTTAATTTTAGCGATAAATTCATCACTTTTAATTATTTAGAATTTGAACCATTGGTATATTCAGAAAATGCCATCAGTTCCAATTTGGTTGGTTTGCTAACCTATTATGCCAATTTAATCATCGGATTAGATGCTGATTCGTTTTCCTTATACGGCGGAACAGCTAATTATCAAAAAGCTTCAAATGTAGTGGCAATGCTGCAACAAACCGAAGACAAAGGCTGGACAATGGGAGAACAAAACAATCGCTATGCTTTAATAAACGATCTGCTTTCAAACTTATATGCACCTTACCGAGAAGCCTTATACGAATACCATATTAAAGGTTTGGATATCATGGCAGAAAATCCAGAACAAGGTAAAAAAGGTATTGCAAACGCTATAAATATTTTAGCAAATACGCACAAAACACGTCCAAATGCTTTAACAACCCGAATTTTCTTTGATGCAAAAGCCGACGAGATTACAAAAGTTTTTGGCGCCGGACCAACTTTTGATACCACCCAATTAATTGAAACTTTAACACGCATAAATTCTACAAACGGAACCAAGTGGAACCGCATGTAA
- the recN gene encoding DNA repair protein RecN has product MLTHLSIRNYALITHASVQFANNLTIITGETGAGKSILLDALGLVLGKRADLNVLRNADEKCVIEAHFNIASYQLQSLFSELDLDYEKDTIVRREILPSGKSRAFVNDVPTTLQNLQQLGNVLIDIHTQHQTQDLFSEKYQLNLIDVYADNGNLLKDYQHHLQHFKKQQQQLHLLKEQQSQAAKEQDYNAFLLDELTQANLKSGEQEELESQFEVLANVEKVGGFLEQSYAILSNEEFGITKQLYEVKSHIQKLAQISTKYENLYQRLESSFIELEDISDELQTELQQLIADPQQLELINQKLQLIYQLQKKHNVASIDELLDIQNELSQKVVGLEAIDEQISTLEKLLQETEIKLNNLAEQLHQNRTAVLQQLSSEISNLIAPLGMPNAQFDVQLRYGEAFLSNGKDDVNWLFSANKGMQFGLLKKTASGGELSRIMLAVKSILAVKSNLPTIIFDEIDTGVSGDVADKMGNIMKDMGKHMQIFAITHLPQVASKGNQHFKVTKFDEDQQTTSTIKLLSTEERIHEIAQMLSGNTITDAALQHAKQLLN; this is encoded by the coding sequence ATGTTAACACACTTATCAATTAGAAACTACGCGTTAATCACACACGCATCGGTTCAATTTGCAAATAACCTTACCATCATCACGGGAGAAACAGGTGCTGGAAAATCTATTTTGCTTGATGCATTGGGTTTGGTGCTTGGAAAACGTGCCGATTTAAACGTTTTAAGAAATGCAGATGAAAAATGCGTCATCGAAGCACATTTTAATATCGCTTCGTATCAGTTGCAAAGTTTGTTTTCAGAATTGGATTTAGATTATGAAAAGGATACTATTGTAAGACGGGAAATTCTTCCATCGGGTAAATCAAGAGCTTTTGTAAACGATGTTCCTACCACATTACAAAACTTACAACAATTGGGAAATGTGTTAATTGATATTCATACACAGCATCAAACACAAGATCTTTTCAGTGAAAAATATCAGTTAAATTTAATTGATGTTTATGCCGATAATGGAAATCTACTTAAAGATTACCAACATCATTTGCAACATTTTAAAAAGCAACAACAACAATTACATCTTTTAAAAGAACAACAATCGCAAGCCGCAAAAGAACAAGATTACAATGCATTTTTACTTGATGAATTAACTCAGGCAAATTTAAAAAGCGGCGAACAAGAAGAATTAGAAAGTCAGTTTGAAGTATTGGCGAATGTTGAAAAAGTGGGCGGATTTTTAGAACAAAGCTATGCCATTTTATCAAACGAAGAATTCGGAATAACCAAACAGTTGTACGAAGTAAAATCGCACATACAGAAGTTGGCACAAATCAGTACAAAATACGAAAATCTGTATCAACGTTTAGAAAGCAGTTTTATTGAGTTGGAAGATATTTCTGATGAATTGCAAACCGAATTGCAACAACTTATTGCCGATCCACAACAATTAGAATTAATCAATCAAAAATTACAATTGATTTATCAGTTGCAAAAAAAGCACAATGTTGCATCAATTGACGAATTATTGGATATTCAAAACGAACTATCACAAAAAGTTGTCGGTTTAGAAGCAATAGATGAGCAAATAAGCACCTTAGAAAAACTGTTACAAGAAACCGAAATTAAGCTAAATAATTTAGCAGAACAGCTGCATCAAAATCGAACAGCCGTTTTGCAGCAATTAAGTAGCGAAATAAGTAATCTGATTGCACCATTGGGTATGCCAAATGCCCAGTTTGACGTTCAATTAAGGTATGGTGAAGCTTTTCTAAGCAACGGAAAAGACGATGTTAATTGGTTGTTTTCTGCAAACAAAGGTATGCAGTTTGGTTTGTTGAAAAAAACAGCATCGGGCGGTGAGCTTTCTAGAATTATGCTTGCCGTAAAATCGATATTAGCCGTGAAAAGTAACTTACCAACGATTATTTTCGATGAAATTGATACCGGAGTTTCGGGAGATGTTGCCGATAAAATGGGAAATATCATGAAGGATATGGGCAAACACATGCAAATTTTTGCCATAACACATTTACCACAAGTGGCATCAAAAGGAAACCAACATTTTAAAGTAACCAAGTTTGATGAAGACCAGCAAACCACATCAACCATAAAATTGTTGAGTACCGAAGAACGTATTCATGAAATTGCACAGATGCTTTCTGGCAACACTATTACCGATGCGGCTTTGCAACACGCAAAACAATTGCTTAACTAA
- a CDS encoding matrixin family metalloprotease: MSCQKTTTVTADTTVLLKQYETFPKSQIDTVASILQKFYGVKTVISHKQKLYPEAFINVKSPRYRADSIIKFQQKEISSNIDYVLGLTSQDISVTKKEASGNIKKPEYKYKDWGIMGLAYCPGESCVVSTFRINSKNKAVYFDRLKKVTVHEFGHNLGLPHCPNKKCVMTDAVESVKTIDNAELKLCSDCAGKINFH; this comes from the coding sequence ATGAGTTGCCAGAAAACAACAACCGTTACAGCAGACACAACCGTTTTACTTAAACAGTATGAAACATTTCCAAAAAGTCAAATAGATACAGTAGCATCGATTTTACAAAAGTTTTACGGCGTTAAAACAGTAATTTCTCATAAACAAAAATTATATCCGGAAGCATTTATAAATGTAAAATCTCCAAGATACAGAGCCGACAGTATCATTAAATTTCAACAGAAAGAAATTAGCAGTAATATTGATTATGTTTTGGGGTTGACATCTCAAGACATTTCTGTTACCAAAAAAGAAGCTTCAGGAAACATCAAAAAGCCAGAATACAAATATAAAGATTGGGGAATTATGGGATTGGCATATTGCCCTGGAGAAAGCTGCGTTGTTTCTACTTTTCGAATAAATAGCAAAAATAAAGCTGTTTATTTTGACAGATTAAAAAAAGTTACAGTTCACGAATTTGGTCATAATCTTGGTTTACCACATTGTCCCAACAAAAAGTGTGTGATGACCGATGCCGTGGAAAGTGTAAAAACCATTGATAACGCAGAATTAAAACTTTGTAGTGATTGCGCAGGGAAAATAAACTTTCATTAA
- a CDS encoding maleate cis-trans isomerase family protein translates to MKKYRIGQIVPSSNVTMETEIPAIFKARETILPERFTFHSSRMRMKKVTKEELEAMDAMSLKCALELSDAQVDVMGYACLVAIMSMGRGYHCVSEVNLHQETIANGFPTPIVTSAGALINGLNVLGAKTVSVITPYMRPLTDMVVDYIEHQGFKVKESIALEIPDNLEVAAQNPLNLLDIYKQLDLTGVDVLVASACVQMPSLEAIDQIEQEIGIPVTSAAVCTTYEMMKKLGIEAKSTIGGSLLKGNY, encoded by the coding sequence ATGAAAAAATATAGAATTGGTCAGATAGTTCCATCGAGTAACGTTACCATGGAAACCGAAATTCCGGCAATATTCAAGGCGCGCGAAACCATTTTACCTGAACGTTTTACGTTTCACAGTAGCCGCATGCGCATGAAAAAAGTAACCAAAGAAGAGTTGGAAGCCATGGATGCGATGAGTTTAAAATGTGCGCTGGAATTGTCTGACGCACAGGTTGACGTGATGGGTTATGCGTGTTTGGTGGCGATTATGAGTATGGGTCGCGGGTATCATTGCGTGTCTGAAGTGAATCTACATCAGGAAACAATTGCTAATGGTTTTCCTACGCCAATTGTTACTTCTGCGGGTGCATTGATTAACGGTTTGAATGTTTTGGGAGCCAAAACGGTTTCGGTGATTACGCCGTATATGCGTCCGTTGACCGACATGGTGGTTGATTACATTGAACATCAAGGTTTTAAAGTTAAGGAAAGTATTGCTTTGGAAATTCCTGATAATTTAGAAGTTGCGGCTCAAAACCCCTTGAATTTATTAGATATTTACAAACAGTTAGATTTAACAGGAGTTGATGTTTTGGTAGCATCTGCCTGCGTACAAATGCCGTCGTTAGAAGCAATTGACCAAATTGAACAAGAAATTGGTATTCCGGTAACATCGGCTGCTGTTTGTACCACTTACGAAATGATGAAAAAATTGGGAATTGAAGCGAAATCTACTATTGGCGGAAGTTTGCTAAAAGGGAATTATTAA
- a CDS encoding fumarylacetoacetate hydrolase family protein: protein MKLLTYKTKDSDSRLGFIHNNMVVDMEDFGGISNFPLPNDMLELIDMGIEVIAEITNLINDTRDVDFENISYALNDVEILAPIEKPRKNIIGIGLNYTEHVAESARTLDTTGKLPTKPIIFSKPPTTVTGTNTEIIKNTKLTSQLDWECELGVIISKKGKYVSKADALDYVFGYTVINDISARDCRREGQWIVSKGQDTFAPMGPFLVTKDEIENPHNLNLSLKVNGIEKQNSNTKFMLFNINDLIEDLSTVFTLEAGDIIATGTPAGVGAGRDPQEWLHDGDVVEATVEGIGTIVNTVKEISK from the coding sequence ATGAAACTACTTACATACAAAACAAAAGACAGCGATTCTCGTTTAGGATTTATTCACAACAATATGGTTGTTGATATGGAAGATTTTGGTGGAATTTCAAATTTCCCTTTACCAAATGATATGTTGGAATTAATTGACATGGGAATTGAAGTGATTGCTGAAATTACCAATCTAATAAATGACACCCGCGATGTTGATTTTGAAAATATTTCTTACGCATTGAACGATGTGGAAATTTTGGCTCCAATTGAAAAACCTCGAAAAAACATTATCGGTATTGGATTGAATTATACCGAGCACGTTGCCGAAAGCGCGCGTACATTGGATACCACAGGTAAACTTCCAACTAAACCAATTATTTTTTCTAAACCACCAACTACGGTTACAGGTACAAATACAGAAATCATTAAAAATACCAAGTTGACTTCACAATTAGACTGGGAATGTGAATTAGGTGTAATTATTTCCAAAAAAGGAAAATATGTTTCAAAAGCTGATGCTCTGGATTATGTTTTTGGTTATACCGTAATTAACGATATATCGGCGCGTGATTGTCGCCGTGAAGGTCAATGGATTGTTTCAAAAGGTCAAGATACGTTTGCACCCATGGGCCCATTTTTGGTTACGAAAGATGAAATTGAAAATCCACACAACTTGAATTTATCGTTGAAAGTAAACGGCATTGAAAAACAAAATTCAAACACCAAATTCATGTTATTCAATATCAACGATTTGATTGAAGATTTAAGTACCGTTTTCACCTTAGAAGCGGGCGATATTATTGCCACAGGAACTCCAGCTGGTGTGGGTGCAGGTCGTGATCCGCAAGAATGGCTGCACGATGGCGATGTGGTTGAAGCTACTGTAGAAGGTATTGGTACCATTGTGAATACGGTAAAAGAAATTTCAAAATAA